The following proteins are co-located in the Pseudomonadota bacterium genome:
- a CDS encoding DUF971 domain-containing protein has protein sequence MRSDPIDIREPGPTSLQITWADQHVSLFTYTQLRELCPCAMCRAQQRSGGVDALLASMVAPNLGARDISVVGRYALNIVFGDGHDSGIFTFDMLRDLCPCEACAAVSPASAEGSHGA, from the coding sequence ATGCGCTCCGATCCCATCGACATCAGAGAACCCGGGCCCACCTCGCTGCAGATCACCTGGGCCGATCAGCACGTGAGCCTCTTCACCTACACCCAGCTGCGCGAGCTGTGCCCCTGCGCCATGTGCCGCGCACAGCAGCGTTCGGGCGGGGTCGATGCCCTTCTCGCCAGCATGGTGGCGCCCAACCTCGGTGCCCGTGACATCAGCGTGGTGGGGCGCTACGCCCTCAACATCGTGTTCGGTGACGGGCACGACAGCGGTATCTTCACCTTTGACATGCTGCGCGATCTCTGCCCCTGCGAGGCCTGCGCCGCGGTCAGCCCCGCCTCGGCCGAGGGCTCCCATGGCGCGTGA
- a CDS encoding D-alanyl-D-alanine dipeptidase produces the protein MARDGEPEGATNAEATSAPHDDDAGRLNRRELCTGVASVAFAALLSGTAAFARPPVEKGPFLAPDLVELITLDPSLKLDIRYATRDNFLGVVLYPEARAFMQRPAAEALVRAHRALRRHGLGLMIFDAYRPWRVTKLMWDNARPEWRKGGYVADPDKGSRHNRGCAVDLTLFERATGQPLDMPTGYDDFHEQAHAESPNVTPKAKANRELLQRVMLAQGFRILPEEWWHFDYKDYPHYGILDIDFAHVETRAGASTRQKR, from the coding sequence ATGGCGCGTGACGGCGAGCCCGAGGGGGCGACGAATGCGGAGGCGACGTCGGCGCCCCACGATGATGATGCGGGGCGATTGAACCGGCGAGAGCTCTGCACGGGGGTGGCCTCGGTGGCCTTTGCGGCGCTGCTCTCGGGCACGGCCGCCTTCGCCCGCCCGCCTGTCGAGAAGGGCCCCTTTCTGGCGCCTGACCTGGTCGAGCTCATCACCCTCGACCCCAGCCTGAAGCTCGACATCCGCTACGCGACCCGCGACAACTTCCTCGGGGTCGTGCTCTACCCGGAGGCACGGGCGTTCATGCAGCGCCCGGCCGCCGAGGCGCTGGTGCGCGCGCATCGCGCGCTGCGCCGCCACGGCCTGGGGCTGATGATCTTCGACGCCTACCGGCCCTGGCGGGTCACGAAGCTGATGTGGGACAACGCCCGCCCCGAGTGGCGCAAGGGTGGCTATGTGGCCGATCCTGACAAGGGCTCGCGTCACAATCGCGGGTGCGCGGTCGACCTCACGCTGTTCGAGCGCGCCACGGGTCAGCCCCTCGACATGCCCACGGGCTACGACGACTTCCACGAGCAGGCCCACGCCGAATCGCCGAACGTCACGCCGAAGGCGAAAGCCAACCGTGAGCTGCTCCAGCGCGTCATGCTGGCCCAGGGGTTTCGCATCCTGCCCGAGGAGTGGTGGCACTTCGACTACAAGGACTACCCCCACTACGGCATCCTCGACATCGACTTCGCGCACGTCGAGACCCGCGCGGGCGCCTCGACGCGTCAGAAGCGCTGA